One part of the Sorangiineae bacterium MSr11954 genome encodes these proteins:
- the ileS gene encoding isoleucine--tRNA ligase produces the protein MSERPRPKFEKVPQELNFPKEEREILALWKEKRIFERSLEESANRPTFVFYEGPPTANGLPHNGHVLTRVMKDIFPRYKTMRGYYVARKAGWDTHGLPVEVEVEKELRIHGKAAIEEYGVEPFVKKCVDSVFRYTDEWARMTERVGFWVDLEDAYVTYHRSYVESVWWALTELFKKGLLYQGHKVLWWWAQGGTALSSGEVGLGYREVDDPSVLVRFPLTADVPDPSAPNGAPLVPKDASLLVWTTTPWTLPSNAYAVVHPKHRYVVVRHGEEAGSPRYVIAKDLVEAIGKKLKTELVVEREFAGADLIGARYTPPFDLYSRELGTRTPYWTVKGADYVTLDTGSGIVHTAPAFGEDDFQTHRKVLESLPREQADALPLLCAVKPDGTFVPELTRYAGRWVKDCDKEIQEELRERGLLAHTELYRHQYPFCWRASSDPLIQYARPAWYIRTTEKIQNAIRNNRTVEWLPEHIKEGRFGDFLANNVDWALSRERYWGTPLNIWINDKTGKMEAPDSVDAILAKNPRAFDAFHEAKKKDPSLSPHLIVHKPWIDQVTWQNPGEEGTYRRVGDVIDCWFDSGAMPFAQWGFPHTGQDKFAKSFPADFISEAIDQTRGWFYTLLMIATLVFDEECQKRYGLTPREYPLPYKTCVVLGHISDKEGKKESKSVGNYTPPEVILDCVRMEFAVLDGGDGHAYGVTPTKGTAYIAREDLEGLDLKAGSTVLAYRLDGSGERLELKIEPAKKLRRRVVVLHPDDVKALGATFTAKTDVKPVEVPWLPAGERIVIEDPSSSAPGADAFRWFFYASNPPWSATRHSLTNVRTLQKETLIKLRNVYSFFTIYASIDGFDPDAPRPALSERSELDRWMLDLVGYTTKNVRDKLDAYQLFEATKYLVELVDALSNWYVRRSRDRFWKTGWDADKSAAYATLYESLVTLTGLFAPFVPFVTEDMYQNLVVRPARVAGKEDSVPPSVHLTSYPEPPATFDDELRSAMYAVRDLVSLGLQVRTQAKLKVRQPLRSAHVIVSDKGMRKRLARYEAMIREELNVLEVEFVEDAQVRQYVTYKLKPNFRTLGQRGLGKEAQSLKKVLAEISAEEAARIHGELAANGTVVVAGVSLLPDDLEVAFTTHEGFSAAGDRVGVVVLETTLDDELRDLGFLREVQSRVQAARKDQGLEYTDRIKLWLSGGERLERIASHYGASLAKEVLATEIVVDKGGAAGTRRSDGTGRKEDEVDIDGETVGIAIEKIG, from the coding sequence ATGTCCGAGCGTCCGCGTCCGAAGTTCGAGAAGGTCCCCCAGGAGCTTAATTTTCCCAAGGAGGAGCGGGAGATCCTCGCGCTGTGGAAAGAGAAGCGTATTTTCGAGCGATCGCTCGAGGAGAGCGCCAATCGGCCCACGTTCGTGTTCTACGAGGGCCCGCCCACCGCCAATGGATTGCCCCACAACGGCCACGTCCTCACGCGCGTGATGAAGGACATTTTCCCCCGCTACAAGACCATGCGCGGCTACTACGTGGCGCGCAAGGCGGGGTGGGATACGCACGGGCTCCCCGTGGAGGTCGAGGTCGAGAAGGAGCTCCGCATTCACGGCAAGGCGGCCATCGAAGAGTACGGGGTGGAGCCGTTCGTGAAGAAGTGCGTCGACTCGGTGTTTCGCTACACCGACGAGTGGGCGCGCATGACCGAGCGGGTCGGCTTCTGGGTCGATCTCGAGGACGCCTATGTCACGTACCACCGCAGCTACGTGGAGAGCGTCTGGTGGGCGCTCACGGAGCTGTTCAAGAAGGGGCTCCTCTACCAAGGGCACAAGGTCCTCTGGTGGTGGGCCCAGGGCGGCACGGCCCTCTCCTCCGGTGAGGTCGGCCTCGGCTACCGCGAGGTGGACGATCCCAGCGTGCTCGTTCGCTTCCCGCTGACGGCCGACGTGCCCGATCCGAGCGCACCGAACGGCGCGCCGCTCGTCCCGAAAGACGCCTCGCTCCTGGTGTGGACGACCACCCCGTGGACCCTCCCTTCGAACGCGTACGCGGTCGTGCACCCCAAGCACCGCTACGTGGTGGTGCGCCATGGCGAAGAGGCGGGCTCGCCCCGCTACGTCATCGCCAAGGATTTGGTCGAGGCCATCGGCAAAAAGCTGAAGACGGAGCTGGTGGTCGAGCGCGAGTTCGCCGGCGCGGACCTGATCGGCGCGCGCTACACGCCGCCGTTCGACCTCTATTCGCGCGAGCTCGGCACCCGCACCCCGTACTGGACCGTCAAAGGCGCCGACTACGTGACCCTCGATACCGGCAGCGGCATCGTGCACACGGCGCCCGCGTTCGGCGAGGACGACTTTCAGACCCACCGCAAGGTGCTGGAGTCGCTCCCGCGCGAGCAGGCCGACGCGCTCCCTCTTCTCTGCGCGGTCAAACCCGATGGCACCTTCGTGCCCGAGCTCACGCGCTACGCGGGGCGATGGGTCAAAGACTGCGACAAGGAGATCCAAGAGGAGCTCCGCGAGCGCGGATTGCTCGCGCACACCGAGCTCTATCGCCACCAATATCCTTTCTGCTGGCGCGCCTCCTCCGATCCGTTGATCCAGTACGCGCGGCCCGCTTGGTACATCCGCACCACCGAGAAGATCCAGAACGCGATCCGGAACAACCGCACCGTCGAGTGGCTGCCCGAGCACATCAAAGAGGGGCGCTTCGGCGACTTCCTCGCCAACAACGTCGATTGGGCCCTGTCGCGCGAGCGCTATTGGGGAACGCCGCTCAACATCTGGATCAACGACAAGACGGGGAAGATGGAGGCGCCCGATTCGGTGGACGCCATCCTCGCCAAGAACCCGCGCGCCTTCGACGCCTTCCACGAGGCCAAGAAGAAGGATCCGAGCTTGAGCCCGCACCTCATCGTGCACAAGCCGTGGATCGACCAGGTCACCTGGCAGAACCCGGGCGAGGAGGGGACGTACCGGCGGGTGGGCGACGTCATCGACTGCTGGTTCGACTCCGGCGCCATGCCGTTTGCGCAGTGGGGCTTTCCGCACACGGGGCAGGACAAATTCGCCAAGAGCTTCCCGGCGGACTTCATCTCCGAGGCGATCGATCAGACGCGCGGCTGGTTCTACACCTTGCTCATGATCGCGACCTTGGTCTTCGACGAGGAGTGCCAGAAGCGCTACGGCCTCACCCCGCGCGAGTACCCGCTCCCGTACAAGACGTGCGTCGTGCTCGGACACATCTCCGACAAGGAAGGCAAGAAGGAGAGCAAGTCCGTCGGGAACTACACGCCGCCCGAGGTCATCCTCGATTGCGTCCGCATGGAGTTCGCCGTGCTCGATGGTGGCGATGGCCATGCCTACGGCGTCACACCGACCAAGGGAACGGCGTACATCGCGCGCGAGGATCTGGAGGGGCTCGACTTGAAGGCCGGCTCCACCGTGCTCGCGTACCGCCTCGATGGAAGCGGCGAGCGCCTCGAGCTCAAAATCGAGCCGGCGAAGAAGCTGCGCCGGCGCGTGGTCGTTCTGCACCCCGACGACGTCAAGGCGCTGGGCGCCACGTTCACCGCCAAGACCGACGTGAAGCCGGTGGAGGTGCCGTGGCTTCCGGCGGGCGAGCGGATCGTCATCGAAGATCCTTCCTCGTCGGCCCCGGGTGCCGATGCGTTTCGCTGGTTCTTCTACGCGTCCAACCCACCTTGGAGCGCCACGCGCCACTCGCTCACCAACGTGCGCACCTTGCAGAAGGAGACGCTCATCAAGCTGCGCAACGTCTACTCCTTCTTCACCATCTACGCGTCCATCGACGGCTTCGATCCCGACGCGCCTCGGCCGGCGCTCTCCGAGCGGAGCGAGCTCGATCGATGGATGCTCGATCTGGTCGGCTACACCACCAAGAACGTGCGCGACAAGCTCGATGCCTACCAGCTCTTCGAGGCCACGAAGTACCTGGTGGAGCTGGTCGACGCGCTCTCCAATTGGTACGTGCGAAGGAGCCGCGACCGATTCTGGAAGACCGGGTGGGACGCCGACAAATCGGCCGCCTACGCGACGCTCTACGAGTCGCTGGTCACCCTCACCGGCTTGTTCGCGCCCTTCGTGCCCTTCGTGACGGAGGATATGTACCAGAACCTGGTGGTGCGCCCCGCGCGCGTGGCCGGCAAGGAAGACTCGGTGCCGCCGAGCGTGCACCTGACCTCGTACCCCGAGCCGCCCGCCACCTTCGACGACGAGCTGCGCTCGGCCATGTACGCCGTGCGCGATCTGGTGAGCCTCGGTCTGCAGGTTCGCACGCAGGCCAAGCTGAAGGTGCGCCAGCCGCTCCGCAGCGCCCATGTGATCGTGAGCGACAAGGGCATGCGAAAGCGCCTGGCGCGCTACGAGGCGATGATCCGCGAGGAGCTCAACGTGCTCGAGGTCGAGTTCGTCGAGGACGCGCAGGTGCGACAATACGTGACCTACAAGCTGAAACCGAACTTCCGCACGCTCGGACAGCGCGGTCTTGGCAAAGAGGCGCAGTCGCTCAAGAAGGTGCTCGCGGAGATCTCGGCGGAGGAGGCGGCGCGCATCCATGGGGAGCTCGCCGCGAATGGGACGGTCGTGGTGGCAGGGGTCTCGCTTTTGCCCGACGATCTCGAGGTCGCGTTTACCACCCACGAGGGATTTTCCGCCGCCGGCGATCGCGTGGGGGTGGTCGTACTCGAGACGACGCTGGATGACGAGCTGCGCGATCTCGGCTTTTTGCGCGAGGTTCAGAGCCGCGTGCAGGCCGCGCGCAAAGACCAGGGGCTCGAATACACCGACCGCATCAAGCTGTGGCTGTCGGGTGGAGAGCGACTCGAACGAATCGCCTCGCACTATGGCGCGAGCCTCGCGAAAGAAGTGTTGGCGACCGAGATCGTGGTCGATAAGGGCGGCGCCGCCGGCACGCGCCGTTCCGATGGAACGGGACGTAAGGAAGACGAGGTCGATATCGACGGCGAAACGGTCGGAATCGCCATCGAGAAAATCGGCTAG